Proteins encoded together in one Malaclemys terrapin pileata isolate rMalTer1 chromosome 16, rMalTer1.hap1, whole genome shotgun sequence window:
- the VPS29 gene encoding vacuolar protein sorting-associated protein 29 isoform X1 produces MAGHRLVLVLGDLHIPHRCNNLPAKFKKLLVPGKIQHILCTGNLCTKESFDYLKTLAGDVHIVRGDFDENLNYPEQKVVTVGQFKIGLIHGHQVIPWGDMASLALLQRQFDVDILISGHTHKFEAFEHENKFYINPGSATGAYSALENNIIPSFVLMDIQASTVVTYVYQLIGDDVKVERIEYKKP; encoded by the exons ATG GCTGGGCACAGA CTGGTATTAGTATTAGGAGACCTTCACATCCCACATCGATGCAACAACCTCCCAGCTAAGTTCAAAAAACTGCTGGTCCCAGGAAAGATCCAGCACATCCTCTGCACCGGAAACCTCTGCACCAAGGAGAGCTTTGACTACCTCAAGACTTTGGCTGGGGATGTTCACATTGTAAGAGGAGACTTTGATGAG aacCTGAATTATCCAGAACAGAAAGTTGTAACCGTTGGGCAGTTCAAAATTGGGCTGATCCATGGCCATCAAGTTATACCATGGGGAGATATGGCCAGCCTGGCACTGCTACAAAGGCAGTTTGATGTGGACATTTTAATTTCAGGGCATACACACAAATTTGAGGCATTTGAGCATGAAAACAAGTTCTACATCAACCCCGGGTCAGCCACAGGAGCTTATAGTGCCTTGGAGAA CAACATCATTCCTTCATTTGTGCTGATGGATATCCAAGCTTCCACGGTAGTTACCTATGTGTATCAACTAATTGGAGATGATGTGAAAGTAGAAAGAATTGAGTACAAAAAACCCTAA
- the VPS29 gene encoding vacuolar protein sorting-associated protein 29 isoform X2 — protein sequence MLVLVLGDLHIPHRCNNLPAKFKKLLVPGKIQHILCTGNLCTKESFDYLKTLAGDVHIVRGDFDENLNYPEQKVVTVGQFKIGLIHGHQVIPWGDMASLALLQRQFDVDILISGHTHKFEAFEHENKFYINPGSATGAYSALENNIIPSFVLMDIQASTVVTYVYQLIGDDVKVERIEYKKP from the exons ATG CTGGTATTAGTATTAGGAGACCTTCACATCCCACATCGATGCAACAACCTCCCAGCTAAGTTCAAAAAACTGCTGGTCCCAGGAAAGATCCAGCACATCCTCTGCACCGGAAACCTCTGCACCAAGGAGAGCTTTGACTACCTCAAGACTTTGGCTGGGGATGTTCACATTGTAAGAGGAGACTTTGATGAG aacCTGAATTATCCAGAACAGAAAGTTGTAACCGTTGGGCAGTTCAAAATTGGGCTGATCCATGGCCATCAAGTTATACCATGGGGAGATATGGCCAGCCTGGCACTGCTACAAAGGCAGTTTGATGTGGACATTTTAATTTCAGGGCATACACACAAATTTGAGGCATTTGAGCATGAAAACAAGTTCTACATCAACCCCGGGTCAGCCACAGGAGCTTATAGTGCCTTGGAGAA CAACATCATTCCTTCATTTGTGCTGATGGATATCCAAGCTTCCACGGTAGTTACCTATGTGTATCAACTAATTGGAGATGATGTGAAAGTAGAAAGAATTGAGTACAAAAAACCCTAA